In Acidobacteriota bacterium, one genomic interval encodes:
- a CDS encoding S8 family serine peptidase, protein MTRFRHEVLGTSLAIALLASPAFAERYLVVFEEESLKTGEAAAMMRQHDVKMVRDLSDIGLALIDIEDPDQLSKVGLDRKIRGIKRDTLRATAWTGDPIPADAPYAKGDNVSFAEIATAHHFAGDNGITPSTVTAEQLTQTFFWPQQWDLQTMQMDRVWNELGNLGDPDVDIAVVASGIDYTHVELQGRVDLERSRNFVPEDAAMVQDLYPGAHPIADLGLHGTYTASLMTCNALIYSCPVPHATLIGVKWLNFEERGRIGDLVTAVRYAASIGSDIIVIPDQFERRLRWSDRDDRLDILALRRAMFYARLRGSIVLTGAWAERDMCGFDADADGDELLIPAQTGTTVVAATGLSDQWSAESSYGYSLVDIAAPGGERDPVTCQTDPDLYIFSIGACSGFTKFVSPRPFDFSELCNPETTPVWIFSFGVRPAAAHVGSVAAMVEAPWNGWLPGWLVKLQVFRTADDVIDPGFDPFSGWGRVNAYRALTE, encoded by the coding sequence ATGACCCGCTTCCGGCACGAAGTGCTCGGCACCTCGCTCGCCATCGCTCTTCTCGCCTCGCCCGCCTTCGCCGAACGCTACCTGGTGGTCTTCGAAGAAGAGTCCCTGAAGACCGGCGAAGCCGCCGCCATGATGCGCCAGCACGACGTCAAGATGGTGCGCGATCTCTCCGACATCGGTCTCGCCTTGATCGATATCGAAGATCCGGACCAGCTCTCCAAGGTGGGCCTCGACCGCAAGATTCGCGGCATCAAGCGCGATACCCTGCGCGCCACCGCCTGGACCGGGGACCCGATCCCGGCGGACGCGCCCTACGCCAAGGGCGACAACGTCTCCTTCGCCGAGATCGCCACCGCCCACCACTTCGCCGGCGACAACGGCATCACCCCTTCGACGGTCACCGCCGAGCAGCTCACGCAGACCTTCTTCTGGCCCCAGCAATGGGACCTGCAGACCATGCAGATGGATCGCGTCTGGAACGAGCTCGGCAACCTCGGCGACCCCGATGTCGACATCGCCGTGGTGGCTTCCGGGATCGACTACACCCACGTCGAGCTCCAAGGACGGGTCGATCTCGAGCGCAGCCGTAACTTCGTTCCCGAGGATGCCGCCATGGTGCAGGACCTCTACCCCGGCGCTCATCCCATCGCCGACCTCGGCCTGCACGGCACCTATACCGCCAGCCTGATGACCTGCAACGCCTTGATCTACTCGTGCCCGGTGCCCCACGCCACCCTGATCGGCGTCAAGTGGCTCAACTTCGAGGAGCGCGGCCGCATCGGCGACCTGGTGACGGCGGTGCGCTATGCCGCCTCGATCGGCTCGGACATCATCGTCATCCCGGACCAGTTCGAGCGCCGCCTGCGCTGGAGCGACCGGGACGATCGCCTCGACATCCTGGCGCTGCGACGGGCCATGTTCTACGCCCGCCTGCGCGGCTCGATCGTCCTCACCGGCGCCTGGGCCGAGCGCGACATGTGCGGCTTCGATGCCGACGCCGATGGCGACGAGCTGCTGATCCCGGCCCAGACCGGCACCACCGTCGTCGCCGCCACCGGCCTGAGCGACCAGTGGTCCGCCGAGAGCAGCTATGGCTACTCGCTGGTCGACATCGCCGCCCCGGGGGGCGAGCGCGACCCGGTCACCTGCCAGACCGACCCCGACCTCTACATCTTCAGCATCGGTGCCTGCAGCGGCTTCACCAAGTTCGTCTCGCCGCGCCCCTTCGACTTCTCGGAGCTGTGCAATCCGGAAACCACACCGGTGTGGATCTTCTCCTTCGGGGTGCGCCCGGCGGCCGCCCATGTCGGTAGCGTCGCCGCCATGGTCGAGGCGCCGTGGAACGGCTGGCTACCGGGCTGGCTGGTCAAGCTGCAGGTCTTCCGCACCGCCGACGACGTCATCGACCCGGGCTTCGATCCCTTCAGCGGCTGGGGTCGCGTCAACGCCTACCGGGCGCTGACCGAATAG
- a CDS encoding UbiA family prenyltransferase, with translation MSKLGLYVKLSRPFTLLPPLLGIVSGAVCAFGSAHNPDAEYRLTAAVILTVVLGSLCASFLNAASNAINQIFDLEIDRLNKPNRPLVTGALSLRQAWGFTWLFYLLALVPTWFVVPFPFETWASKWSAPLAQHETFFIYLAGMIFTFVYSDPRWGRTKTRGILANFTIAIPRGILLKVAGWAMVASVLHWEPWYIGTIFGLFLIGAAGTKDFADIEGDRAGDCKTLPIVYGVRKAAWIISPFFVLPWVLIPLGTVLPDPQSEGLAILTGNAAVLTGLGILLTLWGIYTSYLLLRDPDSLTTTENHPSWKHMYLMMMAAQIGFALAYVV, from the coding sequence GTGAGCAAGCTCGGTCTGTACGTCAAACTTTCGCGCCCCTTCACCCTGCTGCCGCCGCTGCTGGGCATCGTCTCCGGAGCGGTGTGCGCTTTCGGATCGGCGCACAATCCCGATGCCGAGTACCGCCTGACGGCGGCGGTGATTCTGACCGTGGTTCTGGGCTCGCTCTGCGCCAGCTTCCTCAACGCCGCCTCGAACGCCATCAACCAGATCTTCGACCTCGAGATCGATCGCCTCAACAAACCCAACCGGCCGCTGGTGACCGGCGCCCTCAGCCTGCGTCAGGCCTGGGGCTTCACCTGGCTGTTCTATCTCCTGGCGCTGGTTCCGACCTGGTTCGTCGTGCCCTTTCCCTTCGAGACCTGGGCTTCGAAATGGTCGGCGCCGTTGGCTCAGCACGAGACCTTCTTCATCTACCTGGCGGGGATGATCTTCACCTTCGTCTATTCCGACCCCCGCTGGGGGCGCACCAAGACCCGCGGCATCTTGGCCAATTTCACCATCGCCATTCCGCGCGGCATCCTCCTCAAGGTCGCCGGCTGGGCGATGGTGGCGAGCGTGCTCCACTGGGAGCCCTGGTACATCGGAACCATCTTCGGCCTGTTCCTGATCGGCGCCGCCGGCACCAAGGACTTCGCCGACATCGAGGGCGATCGCGCCGGCGACTGTAAGACCCTGCCGATCGTCTACGGCGTGCGCAAGGCGGCCTGGATCATCAGCCCCTTCTTCGTTCTGCCGTGGGTCTTGATCCCTCTCGGGACGGTGCTGCCCGACCCGCAGAGCGAAGGCCTGGCGATCCTCACCGGCAACGCCGCGGTCCTCACCGGCCTCGGCATCTTGCTGACCCTGTGGGGTATCTACACGTCCTACCTGCTGCTGCGCGATCCCGATTCGCTGACCACGACCGAGAATCATCCCTCCTGGAAGCACATGTACCTGATGATGATGGCGGCGCAGATCGGGTTTGCCCTCGCCTACGTCGTCTGA
- a CDS encoding GDP-mannose 4,6-dehydratase, whose protein sequence is MHLLVTGISGFVGSRLAQVALARGHRISGLCLGERPAPAGAEVRAVDILDRAALKRLVEELDPDVIIHLAALSHVGQSWERMADYFSVNVLGTENLLDAAGDRRVVFASSAEVYGYVPPEEQPIGEGRGLAPRSPYALTKAAAERMALGRGAIAVRSFNLIGAGQSPEFALPSFALQLAAIERGDQEPVLAVGNLAARRDFLAVADGVAALLLLAERGAPGEVYNVASGRARSIEETLLQLREISGLEVRLEIDPARMRPVDIPLLQADCSKLRALGWSPEMTFDDALREIWLAAREAA, encoded by the coding sequence ATGCATCTCTTGGTGACGGGAATTTCCGGATTCGTGGGCTCGCGCCTGGCCCAGGTGGCCTTGGCCCGTGGGCATCGGATCAGTGGCTTGTGCTTGGGAGAGCGTCCGGCGCCGGCGGGCGCCGAGGTGCGGGCCGTCGACATCCTCGATCGCGCCGCCCTCAAGAGGCTGGTGGAGGAGCTCGATCCCGACGTCATCATTCACCTCGCTGCCCTCAGCCACGTCGGGCAGTCCTGGGAGCGAATGGCGGACTACTTTTCGGTCAACGTCTTGGGTACCGAGAACCTGCTCGACGCCGCCGGCGATCGCCGGGTGGTTTTCGCCTCGAGTGCCGAGGTTTACGGCTATGTGCCGCCGGAAGAGCAGCCCATCGGGGAAGGTCGCGGCCTGGCGCCGCGCAGTCCCTATGCCCTCACCAAGGCGGCGGCGGAGCGCATGGCCCTCGGTCGCGGTGCGATCGCGGTACGTTCCTTCAACCTGATCGGTGCCGGTCAGTCGCCGGAGTTCGCGCTGCCTTCCTTCGCTCTGCAGCTCGCCGCCATCGAGCGCGGCGATCAGGAGCCGGTGCTGGCGGTCGGCAATCTGGCCGCGCGCCGCGATTTTCTGGCCGTGGCCGACGGCGTCGCGGCGCTCCTGCTATTGGCCGAGCGGGGAGCCCCCGGCGAGGTCTACAACGTCGCTTCCGGGCGGGCCCGGTCGATCGAGGAGACCCTGCTGCAGCTGCGCGAGATCTCGGGCCTCGAGGTTCGCCTGGAGATCGACCCGGCGCGCATGCGGCCGGTGGACATACCACTCTTGCAGGCCGACTGCTCCAAGCTGCGAGCCCTCGGCTGGAGTCCCGAGATGACCTTCGACGACGCTCTGCGCGAGATCTGGCTGGCGGCGCGGGAGGCGGCATGA
- a CDS encoding DUF1232 domain-containing protein yields MTGYEEDPLSDLDDDRLESNAEDALDQSEAMPSRGLLSFYDRLRQRIVRTVERRGGRLGKSTVNALLLVPDVFMLLARLALDPEVPSSARALVGGALAYFVLPFDLMPEGLMGGAGYLDDLVLAMAVLAQTFDGELAPYARKHWSGSRELREVIADITGAAHGLLGENLYSRLQKLLSRRGIELESAD; encoded by the coding sequence ATGACCGGCTACGAAGAAGATCCCCTCTCCGACCTCGACGACGACCGCCTCGAAAGCAACGCCGAAGACGCCCTCGATCAGTCCGAGGCGATGCCCAGCCGAGGGCTGCTGAGCTTCTACGACCGGCTGCGGCAGCGCATCGTGCGTACCGTCGAGCGGCGCGGCGGCCGCCTCGGCAAGAGCACCGTCAACGCGCTGCTGCTGGTTCCCGACGTCTTCATGCTGCTGGCTCGGCTGGCCCTCGATCCCGAGGTCCCGAGCTCGGCCCGGGCCCTGGTCGGCGGTGCCCTGGCCTACTTCGTCCTGCCCTTCGACCTCATGCCCGAGGGCTTGATGGGAGGCGCCGGCTACCTCGACGATCTGGTCCTCGCCATGGCGGTGCTGGCGCAGACCTTCGACGGCGAGCTGGCGCCTTACGCGCGCAAGCACTGGAGCGGCTCGCGGGAGCTGCGCGAGGTCATCGCCGACATCACCGGCGCCGCCCACGGCCTGCTCGGAGAAAACCTCTACAGTCGCCTGCAGAAGCTGCTCTCGCGCCGAGGCATCGAGCTGGAATCGGCCGACTAG
- a CDS encoding helix-turn-helix domain-containing protein, translated as MTDSPAAAHQREQLKNRLIDAAERVFLRTGGASATLETVAEEAEVSPSQLAEFFTDKRELVLAITHRALRVLNRRFENAASRELLGMDKLESLGISYVEFALESPSYFNAMAQYESRPVPMAESNPFEAACAHEQDELLEAVAEVINVGIRDGSIRDDIDPLTAAVHVWGQVHGLIQVAALKGEQLRQRKGIELDGLMVLFATLMRDALSPKS; from the coding sequence ATGACCGACTCACCGGCGGCGGCTCATCAAAGGGAGCAGCTCAAGAACCGTCTGATCGACGCGGCGGAGCGGGTCTTCCTGCGCACCGGCGGCGCCTCGGCGACGCTCGAAACGGTGGCCGAAGAGGCCGAGGTCAGCCCCTCCCAGCTCGCCGAATTCTTCACCGACAAGCGCGAGCTGGTGCTGGCCATCACCCACCGGGCATTGCGAGTCCTCAACCGACGCTTCGAGAACGCCGCCTCCCGCGAGTTGCTCGGAATGGACAAGCTCGAGTCCCTCGGCATCTCCTATGTCGAGTTCGCTCTCGAGTCGCCGTCCTACTTCAACGCCATGGCGCAGTACGAGTCGCGCCCGGTGCCGATGGCCGAGAGCAATCCCTTCGAAGCCGCCTGCGCCCACGAGCAGGACGAGCTCCTCGAGGCCGTTGCCGAAGTCATCAACGTCGGCATTCGCGACGGCTCGATCCGCGACGACATCGATCCCCTCACCGCCGCGGTCCACGTCTGGGGGCAGGTTCATGGCCTGATCCAGGTCGCCGCCCTCAAAGGCGAGCAGCTACGCCAGCGCAAGGGCATCGAGCTCGACGGCCTGATGGTGCTGTTCGCCACCCTGATGCGCGACGCCCTGTCGCCGAAGTCGTAA
- a CDS encoding DUF92 domain-containing protein, protein MSLTAGEIARKTVHMAVGGFAFLLRFLGPLWGAVLALTAFLFNWKVLPRLGGRHLLREGEKARGQSIGVLLYPICVLLLILLFHRRLEVAAATWAILAFGDGMASIVGMALGRAKLPWNAAKSWAGTFAFWLFGTAGATVLLQWTAPGRYELSFALAVAAVTALVAALLESLPQGLDDNLGVPLVSGLLLFCLVLGVEQWPLLPTPEMVQWFLWGAVINAVLAVLAYGARSVNLSGALAGWLIGTTLYGFLGWRGFLLLLAFFVIGTACTKLGYQRKAKKKLAQEGGGRRGARHALANTSVAVACAVFAVATPYPLLFTLAFAGAFATAAADTAGSEIGQLLGKRTFLITNLRPVPAGTEGAVSVEGTVASILASAVIAALGAGLGLFPWWGVAVVVVAAFIGTTLESLVGATLEKRGLLDNEAVNFLNTLVGALAAAGLAALIA, encoded by the coding sequence ATGAGCCTGACGGCCGGAGAGATCGCGCGCAAGACGGTTCACATGGCGGTGGGTGGCTTCGCCTTCTTGCTGCGCTTCCTCGGCCCGCTGTGGGGCGCCGTTCTGGCGCTGACCGCCTTCCTCTTCAACTGGAAAGTGCTGCCGCGCCTCGGCGGCCGCCACCTGCTGCGCGAAGGCGAGAAGGCCCGCGGCCAGTCCATCGGCGTGCTGCTCTATCCGATCTGCGTGCTGCTACTGATCTTGCTCTTCCATCGGCGCCTCGAGGTCGCGGCCGCCACCTGGGCCATCCTGGCCTTCGGCGACGGCATGGCCTCGATCGTCGGTATGGCGCTGGGCCGTGCCAAGCTGCCCTGGAATGCGGCCAAGAGTTGGGCCGGGACGTTCGCCTTCTGGCTCTTCGGCACTGCCGGAGCGACGGTGTTGTTGCAGTGGACCGCACCGGGTCGCTACGAGCTGTCCTTCGCCCTCGCCGTGGCCGCCGTCACGGCCCTGGTGGCGGCCCTGCTCGAGTCTCTGCCGCAGGGCCTCGACGACAATCTCGGCGTGCCGCTGGTGTCCGGTCTGCTGCTCTTCTGCCTGGTCCTCGGCGTCGAGCAATGGCCGCTCCTACCGACGCCGGAAATGGTGCAGTGGTTCCTCTGGGGGGCGGTGATCAACGCCGTGCTGGCGGTGCTCGCCTACGGGGCGCGCTCGGTCAATCTCTCCGGGGCCCTCGCCGGCTGGCTGATCGGCACCACCCTCTACGGCTTCCTCGGTTGGCGCGGCTTCCTGCTGCTGCTCGCCTTCTTCGTCATCGGCACCGCCTGCACAAAGCTCGGCTACCAGCGCAAGGCGAAGAAGAAGCTGGCCCAGGAAGGCGGCGGCCGGCGCGGCGCCCGCCACGCCCTGGCGAACACGTCGGTGGCGGTGGCCTGTGCCGTCTTTGCCGTCGCCACGCCCTACCCGTTGCTCTTCACCCTCGCCTTCGCCGGCGCCTTTGCGACCGCCGCCGCCGATACCGCCGGCAGCGAGATCGGCCAGTTGCTCGGCAAGCGGACCTTCTTGATCACCAATCTGCGTCCGGTGCCGGCGGGGACGGAAGGCGCCGTGTCCGTCGAGGGCACCGTCGCCAGCATCCTGGCGTCGGCGGTGATCGCTGCCCTCGGTGCCGGCCTCGGCCTGTTCCCCTGGTGGGGCGTCGCGGTGGTGGTGGTGGCCGCCTTCATCGGAACCACCCTCGAAAGCCTGGTGGGGGCCACCCTCGAAAAGCGTGGCCTGCTGGACAACGAGGCGGTGAACTTCCTCAACACCCTGGTGGGAGCGCTCGCCGCCGCCGGCCTCGCCGCCCTGATCGCCTGA
- a CDS encoding SCO family protein, which produces MTTQRAPRPLGAAIGRGLLWGLLLAAIVTLILAAWSRRPGQQELPDFGAAPSFLLTDQRSAPFGSEELSGNPWIVDFIFTRCTLACPAMSRRMARLDSALPPTITLLSISIDPEHDRPKVLASYAEKLSASPRWHFLTGPSQDIATLVREGFKLAVDRNPDLPPGEAIVHSNRFVLVDSEGRVRGYYNSSSQEELARLESAARSLSR; this is translated from the coding sequence GTGACCACCCAGCGAGCTCCCCGTCCCCTCGGCGCCGCCATCGGCCGCGGATTACTCTGGGGATTGCTGCTCGCCGCCATCGTCACCCTCATCCTCGCCGCCTGGTCGCGGCGCCCCGGGCAGCAAGAGCTACCCGACTTCGGTGCCGCCCCGAGCTTTCTGCTGACCGATCAGCGGTCCGCCCCCTTCGGCTCCGAAGAGCTTTCCGGGAACCCCTGGATCGTCGATTTCATCTTCACCCGCTGCACCTTGGCCTGCCCCGCCATGAGCCGCCGCATGGCCCGGCTAGATAGCGCCTTGCCCCCGACGATCACTCTCCTCTCGATCAGCATCGACCCCGAGCACGACCGCCCGAAGGTCCTCGCCAGCTATGCCGAGAAACTCTCCGCCTCACCACGCTGGCACTTCCTGACGGGCCCGTCCCAGGACATCGCGACGCTGGTGCGCGAGGGCTTCAAGCTGGCCGTCGACCGCAACCCCGACCTCCCCCCCGGGGAGGCCATCGTGCACAGCAACCGCTTCGTGCTGGTCGACTCCGAAGGACGCGTGCGGGGCTACTACAATTCCTCCTCGCAGGAAGAGCTGGCCCGCCTCGAGAGCGCCGCCCGGTCGCTCTCCCGGTAA
- the cyoE gene encoding heme o synthase, with translation MKPSPASQATPRAPRRSALSSDLAELIKARIALMVVITTAAGFLLASPWAIDLRLFLATLVGTALVASGAGVLNQVLEAKIDERMERTADRPIPGGRIGVDLALTLGILLSVTGLLQLAWMVNLLTAVLGAATLAGYIFVYTPMKRWTSLSTIVGAVPGAVPPMMGWTAARNSLDAGAWGLFAILFLWQMPHFLAIAWMYRDDYRRGGFPMLPVIDPDGERTARQAVLYGAALVPTSLLPTVLGLTGTTYFVGAMLLSVIYLACSFSFQQERSRHRARRLLLASVIYLPALLAIMFADRYFI, from the coding sequence ATGAAACCCTCCCCCGCTTCCCAAGCCACTCCGAGGGCCCCGCGCAGAAGCGCCCTGAGCAGCGACCTGGCCGAGCTGATCAAGGCACGCATCGCCCTGATGGTGGTGATCACCACCGCTGCCGGTTTTCTCCTCGCCAGCCCCTGGGCGATCGACCTGCGACTCTTCCTGGCGACCCTCGTCGGAACTGCGCTGGTCGCCAGCGGCGCCGGCGTCCTCAACCAGGTGCTCGAAGCCAAAATCGACGAGCGCATGGAACGCACCGCCGACCGCCCCATTCCGGGTGGACGCATCGGCGTCGATCTCGCCCTCACCCTCGGCATTCTGCTGTCCGTCACCGGCTTGCTGCAGCTCGCCTGGATGGTCAATCTGCTGACCGCCGTTCTGGGCGCCGCGACCCTTGCCGGGTACATCTTCGTCTACACGCCGATGAAGCGCTGGACCTCCCTTTCGACCATCGTCGGGGCGGTTCCCGGAGCGGTGCCACCGATGATGGGTTGGACCGCCGCCCGCAACAGCCTCGACGCCGGCGCCTGGGGTCTATTCGCCATCCTCTTCCTGTGGCAAATGCCGCACTTTCTCGCCATCGCCTGGATGTACCGGGACGACTACCGGCGCGGCGGCTTCCCGATGCTGCCGGTGATCGATCCGGATGGCGAGCGCACCGCCCGCCAAGCGGTGCTCTATGGCGCCGCCTTGGTTCCAACCAGCCTCCTGCCCACCGTGCTCGGCCTCACCGGCACCACCTACTTCGTCGGCGCGATGCTCCTCAGCGTGATTTACCTGGCCTGCTCCTTCAGCTTCCAGCAGGAGCGCTCGCGGCACCGAGCTCGGCGACTGCTGCTCGCCTCGGTGATTTACCTGCCGGCCCTCCTGGCGATCATGTTCGCTGACCGCTACTTCATCTGA